One Artemia franciscana chromosome 6, ASM3288406v1, whole genome shotgun sequence DNA window includes the following coding sequences:
- the LOC136028393 gene encoding uncharacterized protein LOC136028393, producing MSKKIPRKSKRYVGVLRKHFLRKPKRYLGTLRKSNSKKRPWNYSNGRVKKRKTAPHVSSDPFAAGHSSKNISSLSTQKEFQIQNQSLDFRHDVKQISDKNKELFEVLSPKYRDSEDNRLKKVIKTIEQGADINAKSAINSDNKNSPLHIATLNGYKSVVEYLLGYPDLRTDIKNDKGETAIDLLEKKLKNKRLCNRNIYEDIKKKLKDRSDFAQKTAQTIRGEMADKYEDMVFCMVERAGRTKFRKSEFRIGREIKTRDTNNQKFDDVVFSYKENDQRYIIPIQVKHKGGTKNINNFDLIDPKGEFSLQKYFFSYLDLKQDIRIFTDEKSSLRQSLRPQTKRRKRDNEDANKKKYFEGTEVQYIVLFTSANFDNEQLEKANFTFKNETPLGILDIFDLSSEGPKKNNSKNYKQLDVISDELKTRLLQTILEFESQNNDQHRLTKLEQEEEMKNFLNRLVFVINQPKADLLELELSRRIQQEIFKGTPFNKILGNSFKQYRQNLEKGLLKKGGRPSGWIDGEKAISYFKELEYNIQTSVTVASMTIMYNKQTLSYGSFESSNIITGLDQFLDDDNGHVLFLQTSEPLFSSIKLLQYLQTRNDYSLEKGNRISVALEEVLRSEQYKEALVNAFKGSATNLLTIECDDKAYSQEGLFSLYDSLLSSITQLGSKKKIILVNQKEKTNVLADIFQCNNALNNYEVDDEINLHDFKPCAEPLEKKLILLQGKVERKSLDQFIHPFPRDIIDIHTFANLVRGKDINVGSQLKDLGETKDYYIDRKFHQVEINAEIENDTSIQDKLVYTKESFDLFCETKPNANIHWLKSKPGKLIWQKSQGSVSLLRKYVKSGGSFIDHYSESEFLDHIKENKVIIISDTAGMGKTTVLTSLSEKIKDKYPSKWMIRIDLIKHSDQLNILNNQVNSSQFNGDQAIDFLLNRLLKLDDGLEKKLLENNLRFGSVDGVQVVILIDGFDEIAPDYKDIVINLLAELKNTKLERLLVTTRPNMKTDLESAFGVLAYDLKPFSGDSDQLDFLVKFWKQKLKQEKVSQVDNQHLDIYGHELITKFSASTSSKETEFTSIPLHAWMVANVFYENKERNQTKQWQGCKEFLNATNILNKKPALPSQLNIVDLYEHFVETIFYDIHFEKKQEIDFTKPGNKRLLEQEYQKFKKQKQELALYTLLNNEDFKKVSSTNQKEINGWIKDIRSGGENQGIIDQIISDKPHFTHATFVEYFASFAFAEKMVDDISGIVEIINKILPHTSRIFINSIIKQIEITKRREILALLNGKPLINFATQDGFLNVVEALLTSSRGEWPQPDKEGKTPLHYAVQYNQSNIVGYLLTYHNDILEEHILEHGTFKKEEYKSSKLVHFVNKKDIHGKTALYYAIENNGLEIACDLLLKGADSTNFNVKPLVSYVIEQVRGAYAAQDHKLRSIEEKLLLQDPSPASELNLNYELPRLLSYFFWNARLEVIKAILNTIEDPKKKKYLLNKADNGHTPLDRVNLNGELSDDDRLKITKYLVDNGAIKTNFFVGVVKKTACHYTKILAAAARDGHIKTFQHFESEDKDNLNNHLYMACHFNNFNIIQYLYDSYTETTALHEDGNTALHSAIDSGASLKIIKYLIGRGENVNARNKWDQSPLFMAIFKKRRLNIIKYLISHGADVNMESNSGKTPLFYALLTINDEIEHSRDIITRQVEDTIKYMIVHCNANIPKSFRNQAQFLKNPDGFNLNIYLERSPRLDFKDTDWRKFVIRKGGDVNLTDRNGKTPLHWAAELQQIEIVELLLQHGAMYNVIDFRGSSPLDLLTSRHPDSLNEKGKKIDWLLNTLDQLFNSKISTNRLLLCSEELEMRDFGPYTKGYPVDNPIMFMLNAQDIQKNSLVHLATNRNDKQALTLLLKANHDYLTEKRFNRFFKDYQPKFITAANNEGNMPIHIAAREGNTDIVHLLLENGAIFNAKNEEGYTPKELSNDHIVDQLLKSVNMFLNINDGKSKQIMQEYINKQGASVYVNARDRNHKTALHHAVASSRIDIIKLLLQNNADPNALDANHYTPLHFAVENNNMEAVELLLKHGAYFNIKSKQGKSPFEVIENKTFDSVSNSCSNLLGSINELFIGIESDDPESTINHFKIRCLQQTYRINIETIINVRDDLGNTLLHYSADYAYRDIVKLCQKYQR from the exons ATGTCAAAGAAAATTCCGAGGAAATCAAAGCGTTATGTTGGAGTTCTTAGGAAGCACTTTTTGAGGAAACCAAAGCGTTATCTCGGAACCCTACGTAAAAGTAATTCTAAAAAG AGACCTTGGAACTACTCAAATGGCAGGGTGAAAAAACGTAAGACTGCTCCCCATGTAAGCTCTGATCCATTTGCTGCAGGACACAgtagtaaaaatatttcatccTTATCAACTCAGAAAGAATTCCAGATACAAAATCAAAGTTTAGATTTCAGACACGATGTCAAACAAATTTCCGATAAAAACAAAGAGTTATTTGAGGTTTTATCGCCAAAGTACCGAGATTCTGAAGATAATAGACtgaaaaaagtgataaaaacaATTGAACAAGGGGCAGACATCAATGCAAAAAGTGCAATTAATAGTGACAACAAAAATAGTCCGTTGCATATAGCTACTTTAAACGGCTATAAAAGCGTTGTTGAGTATCTTCTAGGTTATCCTGACCTACGAACTGACATCAAAAACGACAAAGGTGAAACTGCAATTgatcttttagaaaaaaaattgaaaaacaaaagattgTGTAACAGGAATATTTATGAAgacattaaaaagaaactaaaagatCGTAGTGATTTTGCACAAAAAACTGCTCAAACTATAAGAGGTGAAATGGCAGACAAATATGAAGATATGGTATTCTGCATGGTAGAAAGAGCAGGACGTACAAAGTTTCGGAAAAGTGAATTTAGAATTGGTAGAGAAATTAAAACAAGGGAtacaaacaatcaaaaatttgatgACGTAGTTTTTAGCTATAAGGAAAATGACCAGAGATATATTATTCCAATTCAGGTTAAACACAAAGGAGGaacgaaaaatattaataattttgatttaattgacCCTAAGGGTGAGTTTAGTttacaaaaatacttcttttcttACCTCGACCTTAAACAggatattagaatatttaccGACGAAAAGAGTAGCCTCAGACAAAGCCTAAGGCCTCAGACGAAGAGAAGGAAAAGGGATAATGAAGatgctaataagaaaaaatatttcgaagGAACTGAGGTACAATATATAGTCTTGTTTACTAGTGCTAATTTCGACAATGAACAGTTAGAAAAAGCAAACTTCACATTCAAAAACGAAACACCTTTGggtattttagatatttttgacTTGTCGTCAGAAggacctaaaaaaaataacagtaaaaactATAAACAGCTAGATGTGATAAGTGATGAATTAAAAACGAGGCTATTGCAAACGATTTTGGAGTTTGAAAGTCAAAATAATGATCAACATCGTTTAACAAAGCTAGAACAAGAAGAggaaatgaaaaactttttaaatcggttagtttttgtaattaatcAACCTAAAGCAGATTTATTAGAGTTGGAGCTTAGTCGTCGAATTCagcaagaaatatttaaaggtaCTCCTTTTAACAAAATACTTGGTAATTCATTTAAACAATATCGACAAAATCTAGAAAAAGGCCTACTTAAAAAAGGGGGTCGTCCTTCTGGATGGATTGATGGGGAAAAAGCCATAAGTTACTTCAAAGAATTGGAATACAATATTCAAACGTCCGTAACAGTAGCTAGCATGACTATAATGTATAATAAACAAACTCTTTCGTATGGTTCATTTGAAAGCTCAAATATAATAACTGGACTAGATCAATTTCTAGATGATGATAATGGACATGTATTGTTTCTTCAAACTTCAGAACCCCTATTCAGCAGTATAAAGCTTTTGCAGTACCTTCAAACCAGAAACGACTATAGTTTAGAGAAAGGTAATAGAATTTCCGTAGCCCTTGAAGAAGTTTTACGAAGTGAGCAGTATAAAGAGGCTTTAGTAAACGCATTCAAGGGCTCAGCCACCAACTTATTGACCATAGAATGTGATGATAAGGCTTATAGTCAAGAAGGTCTATTTAGTTTATATGATTCATTATTATCCAGCATAACCCAATTAGGTTCTAAGAAAAAGATCATTTTAGTTaatcagaaagaaaaaactaatgttTTAGCTGACATTTTTCAATGTAACAATGCGCTAAATAATTATGAAGTAGATGATGAAATTAATCTGCATGATTTTAAACCATGTGCAGAGCCTTTGGAGAAAAAGCTAATACTTCTCCAAGGCAAAGTAGAAAGAAAAAGTTTAGATCAATTTATACATCCATTTCCTCGAGACATTATAGATATACATACATTTGCTAATCTTGTTCGAGGTAAAGATATAAATGTAGGTTCTCAACTAAAAGATTTAGGTGAAACTAAAGATTATTATATAGATCGTAAATTCCATCAAGTAGAAATAAATGCAGAAATTGAAAATGACACATCAATTCAGGATAAGCTAGTTTATACAAAGGAAAGTTTTGATCTGTTTTGTGAAACAAAACCTAATGCTAACATCCATTGGCTAAAAAGTAAGCCTGGAAAATTAATTTGGCAAAAATCACAAGGCTCTGTGTCTCTATTACGTAAATATGTCAAGTCTGGCGGAAGTTTTATTGATCACTATTCAGAGTCAGAATTTTTAGATcacattaaagaaaataaagtaataatcATTTCTGATACAGCAGGGATGGGGAAGACGACAGTTCTGACTAGCCTATCagagaaaataaaagataaatatccCAGTAAATGGATGATAAGAATTGATTTAATCAAGCATTCTGATCAGTTGAATATACTAAATAACCAGGTTAATAGTAGTCAGTTTAATGGGGATCAAGCAATAGATTTTTTGCTCAACAGACTATTAAAGCTTGATGATGGTCTAgagaagaaattattagaaaataatctTCGTTTTGGCTCTGTTGATGGAGTGCAGGTAGTAATCCTAATTGACGGTTTCGATGAAATTGCCCCAGACTATAAAGATATAGTAATTAATTTGCTTGCTGAGTTAAAAAACACTAAGCTGGAAAGATTGCTGGTAACTACTAGGCCAAATATGAAAACGGATTTAGAAAGTGCGTTTGGTGTTCTCGCCTATGATCTAAAGCCATTTTCTGGGGATTCAGATcaattagattttttagttaaattttggaaacaaaaaCTCAAGCAAGAAAAAGTTTCTCAGGTTGATAATCAACATCTTGATATTTATGGACATGagttaattacaaaattttcagCATCAACTAGCAGCAAAGAAACAGAATTTACCTCCATTCCGTTGCACGCTTGGATGGTAGCAAACGTTTTTTATGAGAATAAAGAGAGAAATCAAACTAAACAATGGCAAGGAtgtaaagaatttttaaatgctACTAACATTCTGAATAAAAAACCAGCCCTACCAAGTCAACTTAACATTGTAGATTTATATGAACACTTCGTAGAAACGATATTCTACGACATACACTtcgaaaagaaacaagaaatagaTTTCACAAAACCAGGGAATAAAAGACTACTTGAACAAGAgtaccaaaagtttaaaaaacaaaaacaagaactaGCACTATACACATTATTGAATAacgaagattttaaaaaagtgtcTTCTACAAATCAAAAGGAGATTAATGGTTGGATCAAAGATATTAGAAGTGGAGGTGAAAACCAAGGTATTATCGATCAAATTATAAGTGACAAACCTCATTTTACCCATGCTACTTTTGTTGAATATTTTGCCTCTTTTGCTTTCGCTGAAAAGATGGTCGATGATATTAGTGGGATCGTGGAAATCATTAACAAAATATTACCTCATACATCTCGTATTTTTATTAACAGCATAATTaagcaaatagaaattacaaaaagaagagaaattctTGCTTTGCTGAATGGAAAACCACTAATAAATTTTGCTACTCAAGATGGTTTTTTAAACGTTGTTGAAGCTTTATTAACTTCAAGCCGTGGTGAGTGGCCGCAGCCTGACAAGGAAGGGAAAACACCTTTACATTATGCTGTTCAATATAATCAAAGCAATATTGTGGGGTATTTATTAACCTATCATAATGACATTTTAGAAGAGCATATTCTAGAGCATGGAACCTtcaaaaaagaggaatataaaTCGTCAAAATTAgttcattttgtaaataaaaaggaTATTCATGGTAAAACTGCTCTCTATTATGCTATCGAAAACAATGGACTAGAAATTGCTTGTGATTTATTACTAAAAGGTGCGGATAGTACCAACTTCAACGTAAAACCATTAGTGTCATATGTTATTGAACAAGTTCGTGGAGCCTATGCTGCCCAGGATCACAAGCTAAGATCGATAGAAGAAAAACTATTATTACAAGATCCAAGTCCAGCCTCTgaactaaatttaaattatgaacTACCAAGGctactttcttattttttttggaatgcGCGGCTTGAAGTGATTAAAGCTATCCTAAATACCATAGAggatccaaagaaaaaaaaatatctgcttAATAAAGCGGATAACGGACATACACCCTTAGATCGTGTGAACCTAAATGGAGAACTAAGCGATGATGATAGACTGAAGATTACAAAATATTTAGTAGATAACGGAGCTATAAAGACCAATTTTTTTGTTGGCGTTGTGAAAAAAACAGCATGCCATTACACAAAAATTCTAGCAGCTGCTGCAAGAGATGGTCatataaaaacttttcaacattttgaaaGTGAAGACAAAGATAATCTTAACAACCATTTATATATGGCAtgtcatttcaataattttaatatcatACAGTATCTATATGATAGCTATACAGAGACTACTGCATTACATGAAGATGGCAATACTGCATTACATTCTGCTATTGATTCTGGAGCTAGCctaaaaattattaagtatttaaTTGGCAGAGGAGAAAATGTTAATGCTAGAAATAAGTGGGATCAATCACCTTTATTCATGGCGATATTCAAAAAACGTAGattgaatataataaaatatttgattagcCATGGAGCTGATGTTAATATGGAAAGTAATTCAGGTAAGACGCCTCTATTTTATGCTTTGTTGACTATAAATGATGAAATTGAACATTCAAGGGATATTATAACACGTCAAGTAGAAGATACTATAAAATACATGATAGTACATTGCAATGCAAATATTCCTAAATCATTCAGGAATCAAGCTCAATTCTTGAAAAATCCCGAtggatttaatttaaatatttatttagaaaGGTCACCTCGTTTAGATTTCAAGGATACAGATTGGAGGAAATTTGTTATACGTAAGGGTGGAGATGTCAATCTTACAGATAGAAATGGAAAAACACCTTTACATTGGGCTGCCGAGTTACAACAAATCGAAATTGTAGAGCTCCTGTTGCAACATGGTGCTATGTATAATGTAATTGACTTCAGAGGAAGTTCACCGCTTGATCTCTTAACATCAAGACATCCAGATTCATTgaatgaaaaaggaaagaaaattgaTTGGTTACTGAATACATTAGACCAACtgtttaatagtaaaatttcaACTAATCGGTTATTATTATGTTCTGAAGAGTTGGAAATGAGAGACTTTGGCCCATACACAAAAGGCTATCCAGTAGATAATCCAATAATGTTTATGCTTAATGCGCAAGATATTCAAAAGAATTCATTGGTACACTTAGCTACTAATAGGAATGATAAACAAGCTTTGACACTTTTACTAAAAGCTAACCATGATTACTTGACAGAAAAGCGATTTAATCGTTTTTTTAAAGACTACCAGCCCAAATTCATAACTGCAGCTAATAATGAAGGTAATATGCCGATACATATTGCAGCCAGAGAAGGTAATACTGACATTGTTCACTTACTTTTAGAAAATGGAGCTATTTTTAATGCTAAGAACGAAGAAGGTTATACTCCCAAGGAACTTTCAAATGATCATATTGTGGACCAACTATTAAAATCAGTTAACATGTTTTTGAATATCAACGATGGAAAAAGTAAGCAAATAATGCaagaatatataaataaacaggGGGCATCGGTATACGTTAATGCTAGAGATAGAAATCATAAAACAGCTTTACATCACGCCGTTGCATCTAGTAGGATTGATATTATAAAGCTTCTCTTACAGAATAATGCAGATCCGAATGCTTTAGATGCTAATCATTATACGCCACTCCATTTTGCTGTTGAAAACAACAATATGGAAGCGGTTGAGCTTTTATTGAAACACGGTGCATATTTCAATATTAAAAGCAAACAAGGAAAGTCACCGTTTGAAGTTATTGAGAACAAAACATTTGATTCTGTTAGCAATTCATGTTCAAATTTACTAGGCTCAATCAACGAATTATTTATTGGTATAGAGAGTGACGATCCTGAAAGTACTATCAATCATTTCAAGATCAGATGTCTACAACAAACTTATAGAATCAACATCGAAACTATTATTAATGTACGGGATGATCTTGGAAACACGCTTCTGCATTATTCAGCTGATTATGCTTACAGGGATATCGTCAAA